Proteins from a single region of Primulina tabacum isolate GXHZ01 chromosome 5, ASM2559414v2, whole genome shotgun sequence:
- the LOC142544757 gene encoding protein DETOXIFICATION 53 has product MLYFSKTIISMVFLGHMDKQELAGGSLALGFANVTGFSVLKGLCSGMDPICCQAFGARRWPILSQTYIKTVLLLLLATIPMAVLWLNVEPVFQSLGQDRVIGKIAKTFLLFSFPELLSHANLNPLRTFLRTQGLNTPNTIIATCVSILHLPITYFLVTYLNLRVKGIALASVVYSVNMNIGLLVYLLFSKVAIKPWRDATFGSIFHNWGPLLRLALPSVCQVCLEWWWYEIILFLSGLLTNPESAVAAMGILIQTTGIVYVFPFSLSLSISQRVGQELGAAQPARAQLASMVGILVGLAYGLLAFGLSWALRSLWGKLYTREPQVLALISAVLPILGLAEIGNASQTAACGTLTGSARPKLGVRINIASFYLVGLPCSAIFAFKLKIGFAGLWLGLVAAQATCILMMLYSLAKTDWKHEAKRAEELTSSVVDKEDSAGTNLVP; this is encoded by the coding sequence ATGCTCTACTTCTCCAAAACCATAATCTCCATGGTTTTCTTGGGCCACATGGACAAGCAAGAACTAGCAGGTGGCTCATTAGCCCTCGGCTTCGCCAATGTAACCGGTTTTTCAGTCCTCAAAGGCCTCTGCTCTGGCATGGACCCCATCTGCTGCCAAGCCTTCGGTGCCAGGCGTTGGCCAATTCTTAGCCAAACATACATCAAAACAGTACTGCTCCTCCTCCTTGCCACCATCCCTATGGCTGTGCTATGGCTAAACGTCGAACCCGTATTCCAGAGCCTTGGCCAAGATCGTGTCATCGGCAAAATCGCCAAAACTTTCCTCCTTTTCTCTTTCCCCGAACTGTTAAGTCACGCTAATCTAAATCCTCTTCGCACATTTTTAAGAACTCAGGGGTTAAACACACCGAACACCATCATTGCCACATGCGTCTCCATCCTTCATTTGCCTATAACATATTTTCTTGTCACCTATTTGAATTTGAGAGTTAAGGGTATCGCATTAGCCTCGGTTGTATACTCAGTGAACATGAACATCGGCTTACTAGTATACCTGTTATTCTCTAAAGTGGCGATAAAACCATGGAGAGACGCAACATTTGGCTCGATTTTCCACAACTGGGGACCGTTACTGCGCCTGGCTTTACCGAGCGTGTGTCAGGTATGTCTGGAATGGTGGTGGTATGAAATAATCCTCTTTCTCAGCGGCTTGCTCACGAACCCGGAATCGGCAGTGGCTGCTATGGGAATCTTAATCCAAACTACAGGCATAGTGTACGTTTTCCCCTTCTCCCTCAGCCTGAGCATATCACAGCGCGTAGGCCAGGAGCTGGGAGCCGCCCAGCCAGCTCGTGCTCAGCTGGCATCCATGGTTGGAATCTTGGTGGGTCTGGCCTATGGACTCTTGGCATTCGGGCTGAGTTGGGCGCTGAGGTCATTATGGGGAAAGCTATACACCAGAGAGCCGCAGGTTTTGGCTTTAATTTCGGCCGTCCTTCCTATCCTGGGGCTGGCGGAAATAGGAAATGCTTCTCAGACGGCAGCTTGTGGAACATTGACGGGTTCGGCCCGACCGAAACTTGGCGTGCGGATAAACATAGCGTCGTTTTACCTGGTGGGGTTGCCATGTTCGGCCATATTTGCATTCAAACTGAAGATAGGGTTTGCAGGGCTTTGGCTGGGGCTAGTGGCAGCTCAAGCTACATGTATATTGATGATGCTTTATAGTTTAGCTAAGACGGATTGGAAGCACGAAGCAAAGAGGGCGGAGGAGCTGACAAGTTCAGTCGTCGATAAGGAGGATTCCGCCGGGACGAACCTGGTTCCGTAG
- the LOC142544116 gene encoding non-specific lipid-transfer protein 1-like, whose translation MAGFTKAVCMLVLATVMLVAVAPRGEAAIGCGTVVSDLTPCLPYVTNQGPLGGCCGGIKTLYRSAGTTPDRQSVCGCLKSLAGSYSINLDKAAGLPGLCGVNIPYKISPSTDCSKSVLPPHNTYFALVLDDVYT comes from the coding sequence ATGGCAGGGTTTACTAAGGCAGTGTGCATGCTAGTCTTGGCCACCGTAATGCTGGTGGCAGTGGCTCCCCGTGGAGAGGCGGCGATAGGATGTGGCACAGTTGTTTCGGACCTGACTCCATGCCTCCCTTATGTAACCAACCAAGGACCTCTAGGGGGCTGCTGCGGTGGGATTAAAACCCTCTACAGATCCGCCGGGACCACACCGGACCGCCAAAGCGTGTGCGGCTGCCTCAAATCCCTAGCAGGGTCCTACTCTATCAACCTCGACAAGGCCGCCGGGCTCCCTGGACTTTGTGGAGTCAACATTCCATACAAGATCAGCCCTTCCACTGATTGCTCCAAGTCTGTACTACCACCACATAATACCTATTTTGCTTTGGTTCTTGATGATGTCTACACGTAA